The following DNA comes from Candidatus Methylacidiphilum fumarolicum.
GGATGCAAGACAACCGGACGAGCAGCTCGCCGAAGCCTTTCCCATACTGCTTCCCATGATTGTCGGTAAGGACTTCGGAAAGACCGGCGTCGCTGCCGCCAGCATCGCCTACCGCTTCGGGATCTTCACTGCCTATGAATAATGGATCTCCGTACGCCTCTCGTTCAGAGCAAGGCGCATCGTCTGGCAGAACGCTGCGTCCAAAAAGCAAATCGCTTCTCAGTTCCCATCCATCCTTCCATGCGGCGGATCTTCAGACCGATCGCTGCCGAGGAGGCGAACCACCACTTCTCATCCGTTTCGTAAGCATCCTTGAGCGCCTGTTTCCACATCTGATCCTACAAGACGTTCGGACTGGAGGAGTCTTCTGCCACTAGCTGGTCCCGCTCTCCGCGTTCGCTAGAGGTTTCTGTTAAGCGGTTCAAGCCGGAGAAATAGATAAGAAAACGCTCCTTCTCAGCTACGTAGCGAAGGCAAGAGATCCGTAAGAAGCTTGTGCTTCTTCCGGTTGAGCGGCAGGCTCTCCTCTAGGGATCGTTCGCCACATCGTCTTTTCCGGCCTCATCGGCTTTCCCCACCTTGGCCTCTGGTCTTTTCTTTTGTATTTGCGCAAACCGTAAAGAAAGGGGAGTTGGGAAAGCAGGGAATGATTGAAAAGAGTTCTTTGAGCACCTCTTCCTACAGAGAGAGAGTCGGCGTTCATGACGGGGATATTGGTTCCATGAGATAAGCAAAACTTCTAGGGACCACTCGAAACCGAACCAGACTAGCAGGTCCTTGAGAGCCACCATGACCATCGGAGATCTCTCCCCATTCCTCCATTTCCATCAGACATGAGGAAATTCTTTCTCTTGTAGTTTAGTCCGCAGCTTTCAATACCCCAGCCGTTCGGCCACCGTTTTACCCTAAGCCAAACATAACCTTTCTAGCGTTTTCCGCTGATTCTTTAGATCCTCCTTTTGCCCGGCTCTGGAGACTTTTGTATACGCCCTGTGCGGCGCTCTCGTTGCTTTTTATCCAATCATCTACAGTTAGTCCTCGTGAGTATCACCGATGTGTCGGAGTCCGTTTGGCCGACACCTCCCCTTCCCGACGCCTTTCGCTACTGCCTATTGATACTCCGACCGATCAGCAGATCAAACTTCTTCAGCGCATATAAGTTCGCCATGCCTGTTTATAACTGGATTGGCATGGCAAAACCAATAATTATTCATTACTCTTTAGTCTTTCTAACTATTAGATATATTGCAGTTTTTTGGCTGCTTTTCTCTTATAGGCACCATATCAAAAGAACCGGTTCTTTCTGTCCTTTAAATGCCTCTTCTTGCTTTATTCTTCTGGAAGGTCTTCCTTGTTTTTTTTCCTAGCCATGCAAATTCCTCTTTTTGTCTTCCGAATAAAGTCCACAAGTTTTTGAATTTCATTACACTTCGAAACTTTTTCAATTTTCTCCAGGGCCTGGGAAACATTATATCCGCTAAAGTAAAGAATCTTGTAAGCCTCTTCGATTTTTCTTCTTATTTCTTCCGTAATCCCTGCCCTTTTCAATCCTACTCTATTAATACCTGAAACTTCGTTCGTATCGACAGCCATAAAATAAGGAGGAAGATCTTTCCCAATCCGGGTCTGACCACGAATCATCGTAAGCTCCCCTATTCTAACGTGTTGATGTATAACCGCTGCTCCACCTAAAAACGCTCTTTTTTCAACATGAACATAGCCAGCAAGGAGAACGTTATTGACTAAAACAACCTGATCTTCCACCAAACAGTTATGTGCTACATGGCTTCCAGCCATGAGAAAACAATGATTACCAATTTTTGTAACAGACGATTCGGCCGAACCACGATGGATAGTCACATATTCTCGAATGATATTATCATCCCCAATAATAACCGAAGAAAATCCTCCTTTAAACGACACGTCCTGAGGCTCAGCCCCGATGACAGCGCCAAAACCAATCTGATTTCTTTTTCCAATCTGACTATTCCCTGTTATTACTGCATGGGCCCGAATTTCAGAACCATCACCAATAGAACAGCCCGCTTCCACAATAGCCCATGGACCAATAGAAACATCTTTCCCAATTTCAGCCTTGGAACTAACAATTGCCGTTGGATGTATCATATAAAAATTTTCTCCCCTTGCTCGCTCCTAGGGCAATCTTAAAAAGAAGAAAAAATATATTAAAATGAGTTTTTTTTCTTATTGTATCCTTTTCATATTGCCATTTTCATGTCCCTCATGATCATTAGCTTCATGGCCATTGGATAAAAGATTAAATGGTTCGAAGGAAGAAACAAAAGAAAGGGGAATCCATCCATTAACTAAAATCCCTTCAGGCTGATAATCGGTCTCGACTCCAAAGCCCACCTGATGAAATTTAGCAACCATGTCCATCCTATCGACAGGCAACTTTAAAGAGAGATATCGACGCTTTGTTTTCAACCACTGCTCAATTTTAAGCAAAAGCTTTTCACATCCCTCTCCCGTTGCCGCAGAAATAGGTACACTACCTGGATATTCTTGGATTCTTCTTTTAATGAGTCCATTGGACTTCACTAAATCGATTTTATTCCAGACCAGAATTGTTGGTTTGTCTAAGGCTCCAAGCTGTTCCAAAACTTTATTAACTTCTTCAATCTGATTTTCAGATAAAGGATGGGAAATATCTACCAGATGAATTAACAAATCGGCCTCTTTGACTTCTTCTAAGGTTGCCTTAAAAGATTCAACTAAATGAAAAGGTAACTTTTGAATGAAACCAACCGTATCAGACAGAAATATTTTTTGACCGCCTGAGGCTTCAAACAGTCTAATGGTCGGATCGAGGGTAGCAAAAAGCTTATTTTCAACAAGGACTTTCGAATTGGTTAGA
Coding sequences within:
- the lpxA gene encoding acyl-ACP--UDP-N-acetylglucosamine O-acyltransferase, producing the protein MIHPTAIVSSKAEIGKDVSIGPWAIVEAGCSIGDGSEIRAHAVITGNSQIGKRNQIGFGAVIGAEPQDVSFKGGFSSVIIGDDNIIREYVTIHRGSAESSVTKIGNHCFLMAGSHVAHNCLVEDQVVLVNNVLLAGYVHVEKRAFLGGAAVIHQHVRIGELTMIRGQTRIGKDLPPYFMAVDTNEVSGINRVGLKRAGITEEIRRKIEEAYKILYFSGYNVSQALEKIEKVSKCNEIQKLVDFIRKTKRGICMARKKNKEDLPEE
- the hflX gene encoding GTPase HflX produces the protein MISLVEEEKKEIGILVGLDKGEKNFEEAFEELEELAISAGGCIIERIVQRLSSPTAPFYIGKGKAKEIAEICKEKKVSFVLFNDDLSPIQCRNLSSLFGCKVLDRTQLILDIFAQRAKTREGKLQIELAQLLYLLPRLTRLWTHLSRQTGGIGTRGPGETQLEVDRRRIQEKIHRLKKELEEVKKTRFIQRSCRQKSSWPTACLVGYTNAGKSTLFNLLTNSKVLVENKLFATLDPTIRLFEASGGQKIFLSDTVGFIQKLPFHLVESFKATLEEVKEADLLIHLVDISHPLSENQIEEVNKVLEQLGALDKPTILVWNKIDLVKSNGLIKRRIQEYPGSVPISAATGEGCEKLLLKIEQWLKTKRRYLSLKLPVDRMDMVAKFHQVGFGVETDYQPEGILVNGWIPLSFVSSFEPFNLLSNGHEANDHEGHENGNMKRIQ